From Paenibacillus thermoaerophilus:
CCTCTTCCACCGTCAGCATGCCGTCCCAGTCTTTCAGCAATTTATCTTTGCAGCGCAGCGCGCAGGAGAATGACCGGATATTGCTGAGCGCGAGAACGCGACGGGCGGAGGGGATCGCTTTTCTCATTCGCCGTAGATGCATCAAGCAGTTCCTGTACTCGGTTTCGTCGGCGAAACGGATGATTTGTTTACGGGACTCGCGCACCCCGGGGATGATTTCGGCCAGCAGCGTCTCGAGCAACCGGACATGGTTCAAGTCGCATCCTCCCATCGGTCCTGCCAATATTTATCGGAGTATCATATGTGCGGGAATTTCGCTTGGACTAAATGCCAGCCCGGTTTCCGGGAAAGGGGCTCCTGCCGATTCGCCCGCCGCCTCCTCCGAACCCGTTCTTCATCCGTTGGGGAAACAGCCTGCCGCCCGGGAAGGAGGAGCCGCTTCTTGACGGGAACCTCGGTCTGGGACATTGCTTTTTTCGAAAAAATAGGTTTTACTATATGGAGATATTGGATAGAACAAGGGAAGGGACACACGCGAACCTGTTGGAAAGGAAGTGCCGGGCATGAGCGGAGATTATACATTGAAGATCAGCGAAGAGCAGATCAAGGAAGTGCCGATGGTCGACGTCGCCTTCATGATTCTGAAGTCGGCGAACACGACGTTTTACTTCCGCGACCTGATGAAGGAGATCGCCAAGGTCAAGGGCTTGTCCGAAGAAGAGATGATGGACGTCATTGCGCAAGTATATACCGAGATCAACATCGACGGGCGGTTCGCATGCGTCGGCAACAACGTGTGGGGACTGAAGCGCTGGTATCCGGTCGATCGTTCCGACGATATAAGCGGCAAATACCCGCGCATTATCAACGACGATGATGACGACGAGGAAGAGGAGGACTACTTCGCCGAAGAGGAAGAAGAAGCTTACGTGGGCGGCGAAGAGGGCGACTACGACTCGATCGACGAGGATGTCGAAGCGGTCGAGGCGGAAGACGAGGAAGTCGAGTTCTTCGACGGAGAGGAAGCCGACGTTCCGGAAGTGGAAGAGGCGGAGATCGTCGAGGACGAGGTGTTCGAAGAGGAAGACGACTTCCTGGACGACGAGAGCGCGGACGACGAGGACGACAAGCTCTGAGCGGCGGCTCGGATGAAGCTTGACATCCATCAGGCAAGACGTTAAACTATTGCTTGGGCTTTTCAAGCATCGTGCGTGCGATGCAAGCATATCGGGCGAGGCGGCGCTTTTTGCGCTGCAATCCCTGCATAGCATTTCCGAAGACAAAAAAGTGCCCCCGAGTCATCGGGCGACACTTTTCTTTTTTTGCGAACCGGCAGGTTCTGCATCAAGACGGACGCTTCGGCGCTTCTTACGCATAACGGTCCAATGGGGGTATCCAGATGACGAAGTACATTTTTGTGACGGGCGGGGTCGTATCCTCCCTGGGCAAAGGCATCACGGCGGCATCGCTCGGTCGATTGCTCAAAAACCGCGGGCTGAAGGTGACCATTCAAAAATTCGACCCGTATATCAACGTCGACCCGGGCACGATGAGTCCGTATCAGCACGGCGAGGTGTTCGTGACCGACGACGGCGCGGAGACGGATCTCGACCTGGGGCACTACGAACGGTTTATCGACATCAATCTCACCAAGAACAGCAACGTGACGACGGGTAAAATCTATCAATCGGTCATCAGCAAAGAGCGCCGCGGGGAATACCTGGGCGGAACTGTACAAGTCATCCCGCATATCACCAACGAAATCAAGGACCGCGTATTCCGGGCCGGGAGAGAATCTCAATCCGACGTCGTCATCACCGAGATCGGCGGCACGGTCGGAGACATCGAGAGTCTGCCGTTTCTTGAAGCGATCCGTCAAATCAAGAGTGATATCGGCCGCGAGAACGTCATGTACATCCACGTGACGCTGATTCCGTACATCAAGGCGGCGGGAGAAGTCAAGACGAAGCCGACCCAGCACAGCGTCAAAGAGCTGCGCAGCATCGGCATTCAGCCGAACGTGATCGTCTGCCGCACCGAATATCCAATGGCGGACGAACTGAAGCGCAAAATCGGCCAATTCTGCGACGTCGACGCCAATGCAGTCATCGAGTGCCGCGACGCGGACACCCTCTACGAGGTGCCGATGATGCTTCGCGAGCAGGGACTCGACGATATCGTCGTCTCCCACCTGAAGCTGGAGGCGGCTCCCGAGCCGGACATGACGGAATGGGAAGCGCTCGTGCACCGCGTGAAAAATTTGAAGCGCAAGACGGAGATCGCCATCGTCGGCAAATACGTCGCGCTGCACGACGCTTACCTCAGCATCGTGGAAGCGCTCGGCCATGCCGGGTTCGACGCCGATGCCGAAGTCAACATCCGTTGGGTGAACGCCGAGGAAGTCTATGAACACAACGTCGCCGAGATTTTGAGCGGCGTGCAGGGCATCCTCGTGCCGGGAGGCTTCGGCGACCGGGGCATCGAAGGCAAAATCGCCGCGATCCGTTACGCCCGCGAGCAGCGGATTCCGTTCTTCGGCATCTGCCTGGGCATGCAGGTCGCGGTGATCGAATACGCCCGCAACGTGGCGGGCCTGACTGGCGCGAACTCGTCGGAGATCCAGCCGGCTACGCCTTATCCCGTGATCGATCTGCTTCCGGAGCAGAAGGATATCGAGGATCTGGGCGGCACGATGCGTCTGGGGCTGTACCCCTGCAAGCTGGCGGAGAACTCCTTGGCGGCGGCGTGCTACGAGAGCGAGCTGATCTACGAGCGACATCGCCACCGCTACGAGTTCAACAACGAATACCGCGAGCTGTTGGAGAAAGCGGGCCTGCGCATTTCCGGCACTTCGCCGGACGGACGCCTCGTCGAGATCGTCGAGCTGCCCGACCATCCGTGGTTCCTGGCCGTGCAGTTCCATCCGGAGTTCACCTCCCGTCCGAACCGGCCTCAGCCGCTGTTCCGCCAATTCGTGCGGGCGGCGCTTGAGACTGCGGCCATCGCAAGCCGTTAATAACCGAACAGAAACCGTTTTGTCCGATCGGCCCGGAGCATCCCGCTTCGGGCTTTTTTGTTTTCGGATGCCCGGCTTCCGTTCGTAGGGTTCGCCTCCCGTGCGATAACATTTTTTCTCAGTTGGTTTTTGTTAAAAGAAGGGATTAGCCCGCGGCCATCGAATACATAACGGTAAGAAAGGGTTTGCGGAAGTGCATGGGAGCCGGCGGAGCGACTTTGGCCCCGCGGAGACGAGAACAAGGGAGTGGGACAATGTCAAAACCGAAATTGCTGATCGTGGACGATCAGAACGGAATCCGGATACTGCTTATGGAAGTGTTCAGCAGTGAAGGATATGTGACCTTTCAAGCATCGAACGGCAAGCTGGCGCTGGAGATCGTCCGGATGGAATCGCCCGACCTCGTTCTCCTGGACATGAAGATCCCGGGCATGGATGGTTTGGATATTTTGAAGCACATCAAGCAGATCAATCCGGACATCAAGGTCATTATGATGACCGCTTACGGCGAGCTGGATATGATCAAGGAAGCCAGCGATCTCGGGGCGCTGAAGCACTTCACCAAGCCGTTTGACATCGACGAGCTGAGAGAGGCCGTCAACTTCGAACTGAGAGGTCCCGCTTCGAACAATTCGGACAGATGGGTGGTCGGTTCCTGAGCCATAAGGCGGTTCGGGATTTTTGCCGTGTTCAATTGTAGGTATGACATTTTTCAAAGGGTTGTGCTATAATGACACAGGACGAGCATTGATCGGTTAGGGTTGAGGCTTCGTCAGTCAACAGGCGGAGCTTGTTCGCACGCCATCTCAAGGAGGAAACGAGAATGCCACTGGTTTCAATGAACGAATTTTTGCCTCAGGCGAAGGCGAAAAAATTTGCCGTCGGCCAATTCAACATGAATAACCTGGAGTTCGCCCAAGCGATCGTCGAAGCGGCGATGGAAGAGAAATCGCCTTTTATCTTCGGCGTCAGCGAAGGCGCTCTGAAATATATGGGCATCGAATTCACGGTAGCGATCGCTCGCGCGGCGGCTGAGAAATCCGGCCTTCCGATCGCGCTGCACCTCGATCACGGCAGCTCCTTCGAAGTTGCGATGAAATGCATCCGCGCCGGCTTCAGCTCCGTCATGTTCGACGGATCGCACTACCCCTTCGAAGAAAACATTCGCCTGACCAAAGAAGTCGTCAAAGCCGCTCACGCGATGGGCGTGTCCGTCGAAGGCGAGCTCGGCACGATCGGCGGCGTCGAAGACGACATCTCCGTCGATGCTGCGGAAGCCGCTCTGGCGAAACCGGAAGAAGCGATCCGTTTCTACGAAGAGACCGGCGTCGACTGCCTGGCGATCGCGGTCGGTACGGCGCACGGCATGTACGCCGGCGAGCCGAACATCCGCTTCGACATCATCGAAAAAGTGTCCCAAGCGATTCCGGTTCCGATCGTTCTGCACGGCGGTTCGGGCGTGCCGGACGAAATGATCAAAAAATCGATTGAAGCCGGCGTAGGCAAAATCAACGTCAACACCGAGAACCAAGTCGCTTGCACGGATACGATCCGTGAGGTTCTGGCCAAAGACGCTAAAGTATACGACCCCCGCAAATATCTCGCGCCTGCGAGAAACGCGATGAAAGAAGTCGTTCGCAGCAAAATCCGCCTGTTCGGAAGCAGCGGTCAAGCCTAATCCGGACATGCTGGTTCCCAACGGCGGCCCGAAAGCGGGTCGCCGTTCCTGTATACCGGGAATACATCGTGCACCCGCGCTCGGTGTCTTCCCTTTCCCATTTTTAGCGGAGGAATGCTACCCCACATGGAAAAATTAATGATTGCGGGCGGAAGGCCGCTCCGGGGAACCGTACAGATCAGCGGGGCCAAGAACAGCGCCGTGGCCCTCCTGCCGGCTTCCCTCATGGCCGAAACGCCGGTACTGCTCGATAACCTGCCCCATCTGTCCGACGTCGAAACGTTAAACGACATCATGAGAGAATTGGGGGCCGTCGTCACGTGGGAAGGCTCGGAAGATACGCTGCGCATCGACGCGTCGGCGATGAAGCCGATTCCGATGCCTAACGGCAATGTCAAAAAGCTGAGAGCGTCCTACTATTTAATGGGGGCGCTGTTGGGCCGGTTCGGGGAAGCGGTCATCGGACTGCCCGGAGGATGCAACTTCGAGCCGCGGCCGATCGACCAGCACATCAAAGGATTCGAGGCGCTCGGCGCCCGCGTCTACCACGAAGGCGGGGCCATCCGGCTGCAAGCCAAAGAACTGCGGGGCGCCCGAATCTACCTCGACGTGGTCAGCGTCGGCGCCACGATCAATATTATGCTGGCGGCCTCGCGGGCCAAAGGATTGACCTTGATCGAAAACGCCGCCAAAGAGCCGGAGATTATCGACGTCGCCACGTTGCTGAATGCGATGGGCGCCCGGATCAAAGGGGCGGGAACGGAGACGATCCGGATCGAAGGGGTCGATTCGCTGCACGGCTGCAGGCATTCGATTATCCCGGACCGCATTCAGGCGGGCACTTACATGATTATGGCCGCCGCGACACGCGGGGACGTCGTCGTCGACAACATTATCCCGAAACACCTCGAAGCGGTCACCGCCAAGCTGCAAGAAATGGGTGCTCATATCTACGAGATGGACGAGTCGATTCGCGTCGTCGGGCAGCCGATTTATCAGCCGGTCGATGTCAAAGCCTTGGTGTACCCCGGATTCGCCACCGATTTACAATCTCCCATGACCAGTTTGCTGACTCAAACGAACGGAACAAGCGTTCTCACCGATCATGTCTACAACCACCGCTTTAAGCACGTGCCGGAATTGGTGCGCATGGGCGCCAAAATCAAGGTCGAAGGACGTTCGGCGGTGATCGAAGGCGGAATGCTTAGCCCCGCCAAAGTGAAGGCGGCCGATCTGCGCGCGGGCGCGGCTCTCGTTGTGGCGGCCCTGACCGTTCCGAACGGGGGCGTCACGGAAATAACGGGCTTGGAGTATATTGATCGCGGGTACGACCGTCTGGTCGAAAACCTGAGAAAGCTGGGCGCCGAGGTGTGGCGGGAGCCGGTCCGTTTGGATTAGATCCG
This genomic window contains:
- the rpoE gene encoding DNA-directed RNA polymerase subunit delta, whose amino-acid sequence is MSGDYTLKISEEQIKEVPMVDVAFMILKSANTTFYFRDLMKEIAKVKGLSEEEMMDVIAQVYTEINIDGRFACVGNNVWGLKRWYPVDRSDDISGKYPRIINDDDDDEEEEDYFAEEEEEAYVGGEEGDYDSIDEDVEAVEAEDEEVEFFDGEEADVPEVEEAEIVEDEVFEEEDDFLDDESADDEDDKL
- a CDS encoding CTP synthase — its product is MTKYIFVTGGVVSSLGKGITAASLGRLLKNRGLKVTIQKFDPYINVDPGTMSPYQHGEVFVTDDGAETDLDLGHYERFIDINLTKNSNVTTGKIYQSVISKERRGEYLGGTVQVIPHITNEIKDRVFRAGRESQSDVVITEIGGTVGDIESLPFLEAIRQIKSDIGRENVMYIHVTLIPYIKAAGEVKTKPTQHSVKELRSIGIQPNVIVCRTEYPMADELKRKIGQFCDVDANAVIECRDADTLYEVPMMLREQGLDDIVVSHLKLEAAPEPDMTEWEALVHRVKNLKRKTEIAIVGKYVALHDAYLSIVEALGHAGFDADAEVNIRWVNAEEVYEHNVAEILSGVQGILVPGGFGDRGIEGKIAAIRYAREQRIPFFGICLGMQVAVIEYARNVAGLTGANSSEIQPATPYPVIDLLPEQKDIEDLGGTMRLGLYPCKLAENSLAAACYESELIYERHRHRYEFNNEYRELLEKAGLRISGTSPDGRLVEIVELPDHPWFLAVQFHPEFTSRPNRPQPLFRQFVRAALETAAIASR
- a CDS encoding response regulator yields the protein MSKPKLLIVDDQNGIRILLMEVFSSEGYVTFQASNGKLALEIVRMESPDLVLLDMKIPGMDGLDILKHIKQINPDIKVIMMTAYGELDMIKEASDLGALKHFTKPFDIDELREAVNFELRGPASNNSDRWVVGS
- the fba gene encoding class II fructose-1,6-bisphosphate aldolase, with the translated sequence MPLVSMNEFLPQAKAKKFAVGQFNMNNLEFAQAIVEAAMEEKSPFIFGVSEGALKYMGIEFTVAIARAAAEKSGLPIALHLDHGSSFEVAMKCIRAGFSSVMFDGSHYPFEENIRLTKEVVKAAHAMGVSVEGELGTIGGVEDDISVDAAEAALAKPEEAIRFYEETGVDCLAIAVGTAHGMYAGEPNIRFDIIEKVSQAIPVPIVLHGGSGVPDEMIKKSIEAGVGKINVNTENQVACTDTIREVLAKDAKVYDPRKYLAPARNAMKEVVRSKIRLFGSSGQA
- a CDS encoding UDP-N-acetylglucosamine 1-carboxyvinyltransferase, whose protein sequence is MEKLMIAGGRPLRGTVQISGAKNSAVALLPASLMAETPVLLDNLPHLSDVETLNDIMRELGAVVTWEGSEDTLRIDASAMKPIPMPNGNVKKLRASYYLMGALLGRFGEAVIGLPGGCNFEPRPIDQHIKGFEALGARVYHEGGAIRLQAKELRGARIYLDVVSVGATINIMLAASRAKGLTLIENAAKEPEIIDVATLLNAMGARIKGAGTETIRIEGVDSLHGCRHSIIPDRIQAGTYMIMAAATRGDVVVDNIIPKHLEAVTAKLQEMGAHIYEMDESIRVVGQPIYQPVDVKALVYPGFATDLQSPMTSLLTQTNGTSVLTDHVYNHRFKHVPELVRMGAKIKVEGRSAVIEGGMLSPAKVKAADLRAGAALVVAALTVPNGGVTEITGLEYIDRGYDRLVENLRKLGAEVWREPVRLD